The following are encoded together in the Schistocerca americana isolate TAMUIC-IGC-003095 chromosome 6, iqSchAmer2.1, whole genome shotgun sequence genome:
- the LOC124619628 gene encoding uncharacterized protein LOC124619628 — translation MFSQLSLYLSHTIKYQVMTTNTSDCLPSWLDNGFAEKSLKDSNNYQDFRVLSVDVQRASALGENFMSEIYRMTVELEHKVKRHKDTVSLIVKLFPGGEVMQKIAQDMQAFEREILMFSETIPAMTQILQKAAPGKYTQLSAMCFTSGTQPVIYVVLEDLKARGFAMAERCKGLDLAHAKLVVRKLAEFHASSIVLYEQNPASMDKYKSFQLFEGETGKHTESFLKLGCKGLADQLETLEKSYSQYAPRVRALSENLYPRLAEMAKQKGKFCALAHADTWTNNIMFKYSGSAVQDVVLLDFQVSCYYSPSIDLHHFIHTSITEQVYADHLTDLLKEYYYHLMEVMEDIGIIRDKQISFEDVLEDFEAHMLYGLYIAITELPVVRSEGESGFDVEASMKGTYTDDNRSAFTGAAYMQAIKRMLPEFEKRSLL, via the coding sequence GTGATGACTACTAACACCTCGGATTGTCTGCCCTCATGGCTGGACAATGGTTTTGCTGAAAAATCTCTTAAGGATTCCAACAATTATCAAGACTTCAGGGTCCTCTCCGTAGATGTACAACGAGCATCAGCTCTAGGAGAAAACTTCATGAGTGAAATCTATCGTATGACTGTGGAACTAGAGCATAAAGTCAAGCGGCATAAGGACACTGTGTCattaatagtaaaattatttcCAGGTGGAGAAGTTATGCAGAAAATAGCACAGGACATGCAAGCCTTTGAGAGAGAGATTCTCATGTTCAGTGAGACCATTCCTGCAATGACACAGATATTGCAGAAAGCAGCCCCTGGTAAATACACACAGTTATCTGCAATGTGTTTCACCTCTGGGACTCAGCCAGTTATCTATGTAGTCCTCGAGGACTTGAAGGCCAGAGGCTTTGCAATGGCAGAGAGGTGCAAGGGACTGGACTTGGCTCATGCAAAACTTGTTGTCAGGAAACTGGCTGAGTTCCATGCATCTTCCATTGTACTGTATGAGCAGAACCCTGCATCAATGGACAAATATAAGAGTTTTCAATTGTTTGAAGGAGAAACAGGTAAACACACAGAGTCCTTCTTGAAACTAGGCTGCAAAGGTCTCGCAGATCAGCTGGAGACATTAGAGAAATCATACTCACAGTATGCACCAAGAGTCCGAGCTCTCTCAGAAAACCTATACCCACGCCTAGCAGAGATGGCAAAACAGAAGGGAAAGTTTTGTGCCTTAGCTCATGCGGATACCTGGACCAACAACATTATGTTCAAATACTCTGGTAGTGCCGTCCAAGATGTGGTTCTACTCGACTTCCAGGTTTCTTGCTACTATTCACCTTCAATTGACTTACATCATTTTATACACACTAGTATTACAGAACAAGTGTATGCTGATCACTTAACAGACCTTTTGAAAGAGTACTATTATCATTTAATGGAAGTGATGGAAGATATTGGTATCATCAGAGACAAACAAATATCCTTTGAGGATGTGCTTGAAGACTTTGAGGCCCACATGCTGTATGGCTTGTACATAGCAATAACAGAGCTTCCAGTTGTACGCAGTGAAGGGGAATCTGGTTTTGATGTAGAGGCATCTATGAAAGGAACATACACTGATGATAATAGAAGTGCTTTTACAGGTGCTGCATATATGCAAGCTATAAAACGTATGCTGCCagaatttgaaaagagaagttTATTGTGA